A part of Scophthalmus maximus strain ysfricsl-2021 chromosome 20, ASM2237912v1, whole genome shotgun sequence genomic DNA contains:
- the ssna1 gene encoding Sjoegren syndrome nuclear autoantigen 1 isoform X2 has product MENPELVMKGIEDLCSKREELSRQITQEDEEKERLQRDIRVLSEKLSRVNESLAQKLSARATFDRTIAETEAAYTKILESSQSLLSVLKQEAGNLSKATEPRRKEH; this is encoded by the exons atggaaaacccagagttagtCATGaagg GTATCGAGGACCTGTGCTCTAAGCGGGAGGAGCTGAGCCGTCAGATCAcgcaggaggacgaggagaaggagcgACTGCAGCGCGACATCCGCGTCCTGTCGGAGAAGCTGAGCAGAGTCAACGAGAGCCTGGCGCAGAAACTCTCGGCCCGCGCCACGTTCGACCGCACCATCGCCGAGACAGAGGCCGCGTAcaccaag ATCCTGGAGAGTTCCCAGTCTCTCCTCAGCGTCCTGAAGCAGGAGGCTGGAAACCTCAGTAAAGCCACAGAGCCGCGGAGGAAGGAGCACTGA
- the ssna1 gene encoding Sjoegren syndrome nuclear autoantigen 1 isoform X1 — MTQQAAALQTYNNELVKCIEDLCSKREELSRQITQEDEEKERLQRDIRVLSEKLSRVNESLAQKLSARATFDRTIAETEAAYTKILESSQSLLSVLKQEAGNLSKATEPRRKEH, encoded by the exons ATGACCCAACAAGCCGCTGCGCTGCAGACCTACAACAACGAGCTGGTCAAAT GTATCGAGGACCTGTGCTCTAAGCGGGAGGAGCTGAGCCGTCAGATCAcgcaggaggacgaggagaaggagcgACTGCAGCGCGACATCCGCGTCCTGTCGGAGAAGCTGAGCAGAGTCAACGAGAGCCTGGCGCAGAAACTCTCGGCCCGCGCCACGTTCGACCGCACCATCGCCGAGACAGAGGCCGCGTAcaccaag ATCCTGGAGAGTTCCCAGTCTCTCCTCAGCGTCCTGAAGCAGGAGGCTGGAAACCTCAGTAAAGCCACAGAGCCGCGGAGGAAGGAGCACTGA